A genomic window from Streptomyces sp. NBC_01429 includes:
- a CDS encoding MBL fold metallo-hydrolase, whose product MAEPSETPAGTGRPLPALMTFLGGVGTVTGSKFLVEGEHSRILVDCGLFQGLADLRRRNWRPLPCDARDIHAVIVTHAHLDHCGYLPRLVRNGFRGPILTSAYTARLAEIVLRDSARLQTEAAQHANEHGWSKHRPAQPLYDDRDVDRTVTFFDPVSMNTEVEIMSRTRLALHPAGHILGSAWARLTLDDGHTLAFSGDLGRPGHPLLKPAEPFSGADVLLMESTYGNRRHDDETGRTCFADIVGRTIRRGGIVVVPAFALDRTEVVLHELSVLRRKNILPAAVPVFVDSPMALAALEVYREAVRARAPELRDGISADGTDDLSPEPFLAARSVRESIAINEATGPAVIVSSAGMATGGRVVHHLRRLLPDPRNAVAIVGFAAEGTRARDLVDGARTVKMFGEYVPVRAEVADVPHFSAHADAAQIIEWLRSAPPPHTTYLVHGEPDASAALRERIDHELGWATVVPRSGEAVLIR is encoded by the coding sequence ATGGCCGAACCATCCGAAACTCCGGCCGGCACGGGCAGACCCCTTCCGGCGCTCATGACGTTTCTCGGCGGTGTGGGCACGGTCACCGGAAGCAAGTTCCTGGTGGAGGGCGAACACTCGCGCATTCTGGTCGACTGCGGGCTCTTCCAGGGGCTCGCCGATCTACGGCGCCGTAACTGGCGTCCGCTGCCCTGCGATGCCCGGGACATTCACGCGGTGATCGTGACCCATGCCCATCTGGACCACTGCGGCTACCTCCCCCGGCTCGTCCGGAACGGATTCCGGGGGCCCATCCTGACCAGCGCCTACACCGCCCGGCTGGCAGAGATCGTGCTCCGCGACAGCGCGCGGCTCCAGACCGAGGCGGCTCAGCACGCCAATGAGCACGGCTGGTCCAAGCACCGCCCCGCCCAGCCGCTGTACGACGACCGCGATGTCGACCGGACCGTGACGTTCTTCGACCCGGTGAGCATGAACACCGAGGTCGAGATCATGTCGAGGACACGGCTGGCCCTGCACCCGGCCGGTCATATCCTCGGCTCGGCGTGGGCCCGTCTCACCCTGGACGACGGACACACCCTCGCCTTCAGCGGAGACCTCGGCCGTCCCGGCCACCCCTTGCTGAAGCCCGCTGAGCCCTTCTCCGGCGCGGATGTCCTTCTCATGGAATCCACCTACGGCAACCGCCGCCACGACGACGAGACCGGCCGGACATGCTTCGCCGATATCGTCGGCCGGACGATCCGGCGCGGCGGCATCGTGGTCGTACCGGCGTTCGCCCTGGACCGTACCGAAGTCGTCCTCCACGAACTCTCCGTCCTGCGGCGAAAGAACATTCTGCCCGCCGCGGTGCCTGTCTTCGTCGACAGCCCCATGGCCCTGGCCGCGCTGGAGGTGTACCGGGAAGCCGTCCGGGCACGGGCGCCCGAACTGCGCGACGGCATCTCGGCCGACGGCACGGACGACCTGAGCCCCGAGCCCTTCCTGGCCGCTCGCTCCGTCCGGGAGTCCATCGCCATCAACGAGGCGACAGGACCGGCCGTGATCGTGTCCTCGGCCGGCATGGCAACCGGCGGACGCGTCGTCCACCACCTGCGGCGTCTGCTGCCCGACCCGCGCAATGCCGTCGCCATCGTGGGCTTCGCCGCCGAGGGCACCCGCGCACGCGATCTGGTTGACGGAGCACGCACGGTGAAAATGTTCGGCGAGTACGTGCCCGTGCGCGCCGAAGTCGCCGACGTACCCCACTTTTCCGCGCACGCCGACGCCGCACAGATCATCGAATGGCTTCGCAGCGCACCCCCACCGCACACGACCTACCTGGTCCACGGCGAGCCCGATGCCTCAGCGGCGCTGCGCGAACGCATCGACCACGAACTGGGCTGGGCCACCGTCGTGCCACGCTCGGGAGAAGCCGTCCTGATCCGGTGA
- a CDS encoding universal stress protein: MDGSAKDGGALGRGDLGPVVVGTDGSDHATRAVLWAADEATARNRSLTVVHAIGVEQARYLAFDDTHTVLREARQTLDTAAAQVQREHPDLAVSTVLSRDEPADSLLEEAGADGTVVVGSRGLGGFAALLIGSVGLRTAARARGPVVVVRRVGEAAGGFVTVAVRDDGDREALMYAARTARSRRAALRVVGVWLFLQNVGSMATMVDDVSGLAEAESEATSHMVEPVRNDFPELTVTVRTVRATSVAGALVEEAAGADLLVMGARRPAHRIGAPLGRVTHAVLHHAPCPVAVVPRG; the protein is encoded by the coding sequence ATGGACGGCAGCGCGAAGGACGGCGGTGCGCTCGGTAGGGGGGATCTCGGACCGGTGGTGGTCGGCACCGACGGTTCGGACCACGCCACCAGGGCGGTGCTCTGGGCTGCCGACGAGGCGACGGCACGGAACCGGTCCCTGACCGTCGTCCACGCGATCGGAGTCGAACAGGCCCGGTATCTGGCCTTCGACGACACCCATACCGTCCTCCGCGAGGCTCGGCAGACCCTCGACACCGCGGCCGCGCAGGTGCAGCGCGAGCACCCGGACCTCGCAGTCTCCACGGTGCTGAGCCGGGACGAGCCGGCGGACAGCCTGCTGGAGGAGGCGGGGGCCGACGGAACCGTCGTGGTCGGCTCCCGGGGGCTGGGCGGGTTCGCCGCCCTGCTCATCGGCTCGGTCGGACTCCGTACCGCCGCGCGGGCCAGGGGCCCGGTGGTTGTGGTGCGCCGCGTCGGGGAAGCCGCGGGCGGGTTCGTGACGGTCGCGGTCCGGGACGACGGTGACCGGGAAGCCCTGATGTACGCCGCGCGGACCGCGCGGTCGCGTCGTGCGGCCCTCCGGGTGGTCGGTGTCTGGCTGTTCCTCCAGAACGTGGGGTCCATGGCGACGATGGTCGACGACGTCAGCGGCCTGGCCGAGGCGGAGAGCGAGGCCACGTCGCACATGGTCGAACCGGTCCGGAACGACTTCCCCGAACTCACGGTCACCGTGCGAACGGTCCGGGCCACGTCGGTCGCCGGGGCCTTGGTGGAGGAGGCGGCAGGCGCGGACCTGCTGGTGATGGGTGCCCGCAGGCCCGCGCACCGTATCGGCGCACCGCTGGGGCGGGTCACTCACGCGGTCCTGCACCACGCTCCCTGCCCGGTCGCCGTGGTCCCGCGCGGCTGA
- a CDS encoding CBS domain-containing protein, whose translation MPHTPCLVSDVMTNPVVAVGPRAGFKEIVETLRQWKVSAVPVLAGDGRVVGVVSEADLLPKEEFRDADPSRMEQMRRLEDMRKAGALTAEELMSVPAVTVREDATLAQAARTMAQRTLKRLPVVDGEGMLRGIVSRADLLKVFLRSDEDLAQEVRKDVVEQLFRVSRGSVDVSVTDGVVTLSGTVRDTALVPVAARLARAVEGVVDVQCDLVGPRAASMRAPGAGAQL comes from the coding sequence ATGCCGCACACGCCGTGCCTGGTGAGCGACGTCATGACAAACCCGGTGGTCGCTGTCGGACCGCGGGCGGGCTTCAAGGAAATCGTCGAGACCCTGAGGCAGTGGAAGGTGAGCGCCGTACCGGTCCTGGCGGGCGACGGCAGAGTGGTCGGGGTGGTGTCGGAAGCCGATCTGCTTCCCAAGGAGGAGTTCCGGGACGCCGACCCCAGCCGCATGGAGCAGATGCGACGCCTCGAAGACATGCGCAAGGCCGGAGCCTTGACCGCCGAGGAACTGATGAGCGTCCCCGCCGTCACGGTCCGGGAGGACGCCACCCTCGCACAGGCCGCTCGGACGATGGCACAGCGGACGCTGAAGCGCTTGCCCGTCGTCGACGGAGAGGGAATGCTCCGGGGCATCGTCAGCCGTGCGGATCTCCTCAAGGTGTTTCTCCGGTCGGACGAGGATCTCGCGCAGGAAGTACGCAAGGACGTGGTCGAGCAACTCTTCCGGGTGTCCCGGGGGAGCGTGGACGTCTCTGTCACCGACGGTGTGGTCACACTGAGCGGCACCGTCCGGGACACAGCGCTCGTCCCGGTCGCCGCCCGGCTGGCCAGAGCGGTCGAGGGGGTCGTGGACGTCCAGTGTGATCTGGTCGGGCCGCGTGCCGCCTCGATGCGGGCGCCCGGTGCGGGGGCTCAGCTCTGA
- a CDS encoding FAD:protein FMN transferase: MPDQGRGLRHVEHVMGTVFSFDIRDPRTPAIQRALREAVRRLHHVDATYSTYRPDSAVSRLARGELTPDRCSPEVREVLALCDDAVRVTDGWFSPLAGGTLDPSGLVKGWAVEHASRILYEAGARNTCVNGGGDLQLSGEPSPGAPWRIGIADPLRPGALSTVVTGRDFAVATSGTAERGAHILDPHHGTTAAGPASLTLTGPRLTMTDAYATAAYAMGARAQDWLENLDGYEGFALTADGGTWRTSGFPGTAPPAADQS, translated from the coding sequence GTGCCTGACCAGGGACGCGGCCTGCGCCACGTGGAGCACGTGATGGGCACGGTCTTCTCCTTCGACATCCGTGACCCGCGCACCCCCGCGATCCAGCGGGCGCTGCGCGAGGCGGTGCGCCGGCTCCACCACGTCGACGCGACCTACTCCACCTACCGCCCCGACAGTGCCGTCAGCCGGCTCGCACGCGGCGAACTGACACCCGACCGCTGCTCGCCGGAGGTGCGTGAGGTACTCGCCCTGTGCGACGACGCCGTACGCGTCACCGACGGCTGGTTCAGCCCGCTGGCGGGCGGCACACTCGATCCGTCCGGGCTGGTCAAGGGCTGGGCCGTGGAACACGCCTCACGGATCCTGTACGAGGCCGGCGCCCGCAACACCTGTGTCAACGGCGGCGGCGATCTCCAGCTGAGCGGCGAGCCGTCCCCCGGCGCCCCCTGGCGCATCGGCATCGCCGACCCCCTGCGTCCCGGCGCCCTGAGCACCGTGGTGACCGGACGCGACTTCGCCGTCGCCACCTCTGGTACGGCCGAACGCGGCGCCCACATCCTCGACCCCCACCACGGCACCACGGCGGCGGGCCCCGCCTCCCTCACCCTGACCGGCCCCCGGCTCACCATGACCGACGCCTACGCGACCGCCGCCTATGCCATGGGCGCCCGGGCACAGGACTGGCTGGAGAACCTCGACGGTTACGAGGGCTTCGCCCTCACCGCCGACGGCGGCACCTGGCGCACCAGCGGCTTCCCCGGCACCGCGCCCCCGGCAGCGGATCAGAGCTGA
- a CDS encoding FMN-binding protein, producing MRRAVLAAASTATLVVLLLTLKPHQSDRPALAVPAPSGTATASPAPGASPRAGASTAGGTGGTYTGDPVNTQYGTVQVSATVRAGKLTAVKILQAPSGDGHSRRIADYAVPRLNQEALAAHSAHIDSVSGASYTSQGYIDSLQSALDKAGA from the coding sequence GTGCGCCGAGCCGTCCTCGCCGCCGCGTCGACCGCCACCCTGGTCGTCCTGCTGCTCACCCTCAAACCCCACCAGAGCGACCGGCCGGCCCTGGCGGTACCCGCACCGAGCGGCACGGCGACGGCATCCCCCGCGCCGGGCGCCTCCCCGCGGGCCGGCGCGTCCACGGCCGGGGGCACCGGGGGTACGTACACCGGCGACCCGGTGAACACCCAGTACGGCACGGTCCAGGTGTCCGCCACGGTACGAGCCGGGAAACTGACCGCCGTCAAGATCCTCCAAGCCCCGTCCGGCGACGGCCACAGCCGGCGGATCGCCGACTACGCGGTACCGCGCCTGAACCAGGAGGCGCTGGCAGCCCACAGCGCGCACATCGACTCCGTCTCCGGCGCCAGCTACACCAGCCAGGGCTACATCGACTCACTCCAGAGCGCACTGGACAAGGCCGGTGCCTGA